The following proteins come from a genomic window of Novosphingobium sp. P6W:
- a CDS encoding dihydrodipicolinate synthase family protein, translated as MAIGWKGVFPAVTTQLRADLSIDIADTQRVVDDLIRDGVTGVIALGTVGENNSLEYDEKVQVLSAIVEVVHGRVPVITGVSEYDTRRAAGYAQAAEKAGADGLMLLPPMVYVPKAHELVAHFKGVADQTGLPIMLYNNPPAYRTVIDQEVLTQLIEVPNIVAVKESAPDTRRFTDFRNAFGDRYVLFAGLDDVALEGLYLGAQGWVSGLTNAFPKESVELVAAFARGDHAKAMEIYRWFMPLLHLDAEHDLVQSIKLAEEVMGRGSERVLPPRYLLQGERRAEVIAMVEKAAATRPDLSVAKAA; from the coding sequence ATGGCAATCGGTTGGAAGGGTGTTTTCCCGGCAGTCACCACGCAGCTCCGCGCTGACCTGTCGATCGATATCGCGGACACCCAGCGCGTCGTCGACGATCTGATCCGCGACGGGGTGACCGGCGTGATCGCGCTCGGCACGGTGGGCGAAAACAACTCGCTGGAATATGACGAAAAGGTCCAGGTTCTCTCCGCCATCGTCGAAGTGGTGCACGGCCGCGTGCCGGTGATCACCGGCGTGTCGGAATACGACACGCGCCGCGCGGCGGGCTATGCGCAGGCCGCGGAAAAGGCCGGCGCGGACGGCCTGATGCTGCTGCCGCCGATGGTCTACGTGCCCAAGGCGCATGAACTTGTCGCTCACTTCAAGGGCGTTGCCGACCAGACCGGCCTGCCGATCATGCTCTACAACAACCCCCCGGCCTATCGCACCGTGATCGACCAGGAAGTTCTGACGCAGCTGATCGAGGTGCCGAACATCGTCGCGGTCAAGGAATCGGCCCCCGATACGCGCCGCTTTACCGATTTCCGCAATGCTTTTGGCGATCGCTATGTGCTGTTTGCAGGTCTCGACGACGTGGCGCTGGAAGGGTTGTACCTCGGCGCGCAGGGCTGGGTTTCGGGCCTTACCAACGCTTTCCCCAAGGAATCGGTGGAACTGGTTGCAGCGTTCGCGCGCGGCGACCATGCCAAGGCCATGGAAATCTACCGTTGGTTCATGCCGCTGCTGCACCTCGATGCCGAGCATGATCTTGTCCAGTCGATCAAGCTGGCAGAGGAAGTCATGGGCCGTGGTTCCGAGCGCGTACTGCCCCCGCGCTATTTGCTTCAGGGCGAGCGCCGCGCCGAAGTGATCGCGATGGTCGAAAAGGCCGCTGCTACCCGGCCGGATCTTTCCGTCGCAAAGGCAGCCTGA
- a CDS encoding 4-hydroxyproline epimerase, protein MRHTFFCIDGHTAGNPVRLIAGGVPLLKGPSMSERRQDFLERFDWIRTGLCFEPRGHDMMSGGFLYPPTDAANDIGILFIETSGCLPMCGHGTIGIVTFGLEHGLIQPATPGRLRVEVPAGVIEIAYETEGPKVTSVRITNVPAYVAARGIEVDVEGIGPLSIDVSYGGNYYAIVEPQGAYTGLDDLGAARIIDLSGRVREAVRAKFEPVHPLDPTIRGVSHVLWADKPKHEGADGRNAVFYGDKAIDRSPCGTGTSARLAHLAATGRLAVGDSFVHESYICSRFVGRVEKSVMLGDQPAIIPSIEGSAIATGFNTIWIDKVDTFWEGFQVK, encoded by the coding sequence ATGCGGCACACATTCTTCTGCATCGACGGCCACACAGCCGGTAACCCCGTCCGCTTGATAGCGGGCGGGGTTCCGCTGTTGAAGGGCCCATCCATGTCCGAGCGGCGCCAGGATTTCCTGGAGCGTTTCGACTGGATCCGTACCGGCCTGTGCTTCGAACCGCGCGGCCACGATATGATGTCGGGCGGGTTCCTCTATCCGCCCACCGATGCCGCGAACGACATCGGCATCCTGTTTATCGAGACCAGCGGCTGCCTGCCCATGTGCGGCCACGGCACCATCGGCATCGTCACTTTCGGCTTGGAACACGGGCTGATCCAGCCCGCCACGCCGGGCCGCCTGCGGGTGGAAGTGCCGGCGGGCGTGATCGAGATCGCCTATGAAACCGAGGGGCCGAAGGTCACTTCGGTGCGCATCACCAACGTCCCCGCCTATGTCGCCGCGCGCGGTATCGAGGTGGACGTGGAGGGTATCGGCCCGCTCTCGATCGACGTGTCGTACGGCGGCAACTACTATGCCATCGTCGAGCCGCAGGGCGCCTATACCGGCCTTGACGATCTTGGCGCGGCGCGGATCATCGATCTCAGCGGCCGTGTCCGCGAGGCGGTTCGGGCTAAGTTCGAGCCGGTTCATCCGCTCGATCCCACGATCCGGGGTGTCAGCCATGTACTTTGGGCGGACAAGCCCAAACACGAAGGCGCCGATGGCCGCAATGCCGTGTTCTACGGCGACAAGGCGATCGACCGCAGCCCTTGCGGCACCGGCACCTCAGCGCGCCTGGCGCATCTGGCGGCGACGGGACGTCTGGCCGTGGGGGACAGCTTCGTGCACGAAAGCTACATCTGCAGCCGCTTTGTTGGCCGTGTGGAGAAATCGGTGATGCTGGGCGACCAGCCGGCGATCATCCCCTCGATCGAGGGTTCGGCGATCGCTACCGGGTTCAACACCATCTGGATCGACAAGGTCGATACCTTCTGGGAAGGCTTTCAGGTCAAATAA